One window of Brachybacterium ginsengisoli genomic DNA carries:
- the murD gene encoding UDP-N-acetylmuramoyl-L-alanine--D-glutamate ligase — protein sequence MTQATSPVPAEDRSWPGLDVSGLRILVTGFGVSGYAIADQTMQRGAQVLVVDGKDSPEIRERANILEVLGVEFLLGAEHTRALPVGREVDLVVTSPGWRPDQPLLAEALAAGIPVWSEVELARRMQPADGPDWLAITGTNGKTTTVTMLESILLHAGLRAVACGNVGLPVIEAALDPEGFDVLALELSSFQLHWTEHLDCEASVVLNVSADHLDWHGGAEAYAAAKGRIFEGVRTACVYSVADPTTRHLVEEADVAEGARAVGLSLGAPGPSELGVIDGLLVDRAFVADRRTTAAELATLEDLAHLGAQGAGPHLVLDALAAAALARAHGVEPSAVRDGLRAYRMGGHRAEHLATVDGIDWVDDTKATNPAAAAASLSAAERVVWIAGGDAKGADLDELVAAVRDRLVGVVLLGRDDAPFTSALERHAPEVPVRRIDPGDTGDVAGRTRLMDDAVQAARSLAQAGDVVLLAPAAASIDQFRDYAERGDLFAAAVTRLPGERA from the coding sequence ATGACGCAGGCGACGTCCCCTGTCCCCGCCGAGGATCGCTCCTGGCCCGGACTGGATGTGAGCGGCCTGCGGATCCTCGTCACAGGCTTCGGGGTCTCCGGCTACGCCATCGCGGACCAGACCATGCAGCGCGGCGCCCAGGTGCTCGTGGTCGACGGGAAGGACAGCCCCGAGATCCGGGAGCGTGCGAACATCCTCGAGGTGCTCGGCGTCGAGTTCCTGCTGGGAGCCGAGCACACCCGGGCGCTCCCCGTCGGGCGCGAGGTCGACCTCGTGGTCACCTCCCCGGGCTGGCGCCCCGACCAGCCGCTGCTGGCCGAAGCCCTGGCCGCCGGGATCCCGGTCTGGAGCGAGGTCGAGCTCGCCCGCCGCATGCAGCCCGCCGACGGACCGGACTGGCTCGCCATCACCGGCACCAACGGCAAGACGACCACCGTCACCATGCTGGAGTCGATCCTGCTGCACGCGGGCCTGCGCGCCGTCGCCTGCGGCAACGTGGGACTGCCCGTCATCGAGGCGGCGCTGGACCCCGAGGGCTTCGACGTGCTCGCCCTGGAGCTCTCCAGCTTCCAGCTGCACTGGACCGAGCATCTGGACTGCGAGGCGTCCGTGGTGCTGAACGTCAGCGCCGACCACCTCGACTGGCACGGCGGCGCCGAGGCCTATGCCGCTGCCAAGGGCCGCATCTTCGAGGGCGTCCGCACCGCCTGCGTCTACAGCGTCGCCGACCCCACCACCCGCCACCTGGTGGAGGAGGCCGACGTGGCCGAGGGCGCGCGCGCCGTCGGCCTCTCCCTCGGCGCCCCCGGTCCCTCCGAGCTCGGCGTGATCGACGGCCTGCTCGTGGACCGCGCGTTCGTCGCCGACCGGCGCACGACCGCCGCCGAGCTCGCCACCCTCGAGGACCTCGCACATCTGGGGGCCCAGGGCGCCGGTCCCCACCTCGTCCTGGACGCCCTGGCCGCCGCCGCACTCGCCCGCGCCCACGGGGTCGAGCCGAGTGCGGTCCGCGACGGTCTGCGGGCCTATCGGATGGGCGGCCACCGCGCCGAGCATCTGGCCACCGTCGACGGCATCGACTGGGTCGACGACACCAAGGCCACCAACCCCGCCGCCGCCGCGGCCTCGCTGAGCGCGGCCGAGCGCGTGGTCTGGATCGCCGGCGGCGACGCGAAGGGCGCCGATCTCGACGAACTCGTCGCCGCGGTCCGCGACCGGCTGGTCGGCGTCGTGCTCCTGGGCAGGGACGACGCTCCCTTCACGAGCGCACTGGAGCGACACGCACCCGAGGTCCCGGTCCGTCGCATCGATCCGGGCGACACTGGCGACGTCGCCGGCAGGACCCGGCTGATGGACGACGCGGTGCAGGCCGCCCGCTCGCTCGCCCAGGCGGGGGACGTGGTGCTGCTGGCCCCCGCGGCCGCCTCCATCGACCAGTTCCGTGACTATGCGGAGCGGGGGGACCTGTTCGCGGCGGCCGTGACCCGACTGCCAGGAGAGCGAGCATGA
- the ftsW gene encoding putative lipid II flippase FtsW: MTMEDTRKESRRDPRRSTDVVRPDEDHPLGNIGGRVRDGVAGWLKSPALDFYGLIVVGTLLISVGLVMVLSSSAVLNISRGNSGFAGLFRQGTFAAMGLVLLIIAAALPPGFYRRAAWPLLGIGLALQCLVFVPGLGWAVDGNQNWIRIAGQTLQPSEFLKLALAVWLGALLSIKRPLLHKPGHLLFPLIPGVLLALGLVVLGHDLGTMMIMAMLVAGAMWVSGIPRRWFALAGGLGMIGIIILTVTSANRMARITNWIHGICEGDSCYQSDQGLMGLAEGGWWGVGLGESRQKWGRLPAAEDDYIFAIIGEELGLIGTLGVVLLFAALALIMFRMITRLDDHFMQIAVAGMSAWLLGQAFVNMSVVTGLLPVIGVPLPFISSGGSALLASMSALGVLLSFARREPGAAEAIGARVSAVRSSLHILPAPRRRSSGSGSARAASSTSSRTQAAAGSRRSGAAKSTPQSSSAPSAKRDAASTAKRSSTSGARRSSPSRAKRTPTSRGRGRGSAPSSRRS, translated from the coding sequence ATGACGATGGAGGACACCCGCAAGGAGTCCCGTCGGGATCCTCGCCGCTCCACGGACGTCGTGCGGCCGGACGAGGACCACCCGCTGGGCAACATCGGCGGCCGGGTCCGCGACGGCGTGGCCGGCTGGCTGAAGTCCCCGGCGCTGGACTTCTACGGCCTCATCGTGGTCGGCACCCTGCTGATCAGCGTGGGGCTCGTGATGGTGCTGTCCTCCTCCGCGGTCCTGAACATCTCCCGCGGCAACTCCGGCTTCGCCGGCCTGTTCCGCCAGGGCACCTTCGCCGCCATGGGCCTCGTGCTGCTGATCATCGCGGCCGCGCTCCCGCCCGGCTTCTACCGGCGCGCCGCCTGGCCGTTGCTGGGCATCGGCCTCGCCCTGCAGTGCCTCGTGTTCGTGCCGGGGCTGGGCTGGGCGGTCGACGGCAACCAGAACTGGATCCGGATCGCCGGGCAGACCCTGCAGCCCTCGGAGTTCCTCAAGCTCGCGCTCGCGGTGTGGCTCGGCGCCCTGCTGTCCATCAAGCGTCCGCTCCTGCACAAGCCAGGGCACCTGCTCTTCCCCCTGATCCCCGGGGTGCTGCTCGCGCTCGGACTGGTCGTGCTCGGCCATGACCTCGGCACCATGATGATCATGGCCATGCTGGTCGCCGGGGCCATGTGGGTCTCGGGCATCCCGCGTCGCTGGTTCGCCCTCGCCGGCGGCCTGGGGATGATCGGCATCATCATCCTCACGGTCACCAGCGCCAACCGCATGGCCCGCATCACCAACTGGATCCACGGGATCTGCGAGGGCGACTCCTGCTACCAGTCGGACCAGGGCCTGATGGGCCTGGCCGAGGGCGGCTGGTGGGGCGTGGGGCTCGGCGAGTCCCGGCAGAAATGGGGCCGCCTCCCCGCCGCGGAGGACGACTACATCTTCGCGATCATCGGCGAGGAGCTGGGCCTCATCGGCACCCTCGGCGTGGTCCTGCTCTTCGCGGCGCTCGCGCTGATCATGTTCCGCATGATCACCCGCCTGGACGACCACTTCATGCAGATCGCTGTGGCCGGCATGAGCGCCTGGCTGCTCGGCCAGGCGTTCGTGAACATGTCGGTGGTCACCGGGCTGCTGCCGGTGATCGGCGTGCCGCTGCCGTTCATATCCTCCGGAGGGTCAGCGCTGCTGGCGTCGATGTCGGCGCTCGGGGTGCTGCTCTCCTTCGCCCGGCGCGAGCCCGGCGCGGCCGAGGCGATCGGGGCCCGGGTCAGCGCGGTGCGCAGCTCGCTGCACATCCTGCCCGCTCCGCGCCGACGCTCCTCAGGATCCGGGTCCGCACGGGCCGCGTCCTCCACGAGCTCCCGTACGCAGGCCGCGGCCGGCTCCCGCCGCAGCGGGGCCGCGAAGAGCACGCCGCAGAGCAGCTCCGCCCCCTCTGCGAAGCGCGATGCCGCCTCCACCGCGAAGCGCAGCTCGACCTCCGGTGCCCGCCGCTCCTCGCCCTCCCGTGCGAAGCGCACCCCGACCTCCCGCGGCCGAGGTCGCGGCTCCGCCCCCTCCTCCCGAAGGTCCTGA
- a CDS encoding UDP-N-acetylmuramoyl-L-alanyl-D-glutamate--2,6-diaminopimelate ligase, whose product MTTPTHSSDEPSLEPARPRRAHGASAIELARALGANAPADDVQLSGVTLDSRAVEPGDLWCALPGANAHGAQFASQAAGLGAAMALTDPAGRERCEAAGLPVLEVQDPRAATAAAAAVIQGRPAERLATVGITGTNGKTSITTAITRTLLELGVPAGMIGTSGTSYRDADGGDHAIGTVRTTPEAPELHGLLARMVEDRVEVVSMEVSSHAMVLHRADGVVFDVACFTNLTQDHLDFHGTMEAYYEAKRELFTPEHARAGIVCVDDDWGRRLAREARIPVITYATRPGVEADHRAGEHRPEGFGSVFEVHGPQGTRTLRAALPGRHYVANTLAADLLLETIGRSGEEVVDALGEAGTVPGRMESVADAPVRGIVDYSHTPDALEQALTTLRGLPDSGRLLVVMGAGGDRDRGKRPRMGEVAARLADVVIVTDDNPRSEDPAEIRREVLSGIPEGTNAQVHDVDGRGEGIALAAYLADVSDTILVAGKGAETGQQIGGIVQPFDDRLRLRDALRVAQTARGGADHMDEGR is encoded by the coding sequence ATGACCACTCCGACCCATTCCTCCGACGAGCCCTCGCTCGAACCGGCGCGTCCCCGCCGCGCGCACGGCGCCTCCGCGATCGAGCTCGCACGCGCCCTCGGTGCGAACGCGCCCGCGGACGACGTGCAGCTCAGCGGAGTCACGCTCGACTCCCGCGCGGTCGAGCCCGGAGATCTCTGGTGCGCGCTGCCCGGAGCGAACGCCCACGGTGCGCAGTTCGCCTCCCAGGCCGCCGGCCTCGGGGCCGCGATGGCGCTGACCGATCCCGCAGGACGCGAGCGCTGCGAGGCCGCCGGGCTCCCCGTGCTCGAGGTCCAGGACCCCCGCGCCGCCACCGCCGCCGCGGCGGCGGTGATCCAGGGTCGTCCGGCCGAGCGCCTGGCGACCGTCGGGATCACGGGCACCAACGGCAAGACCTCCATCACCACCGCCATCACGCGCACCCTCCTCGAGCTCGGCGTCCCCGCCGGGATGATCGGCACCAGCGGGACCAGTTATCGCGACGCGGACGGCGGCGACCATGCGATCGGCACCGTCCGCACGACCCCGGAGGCACCCGAGCTGCACGGCCTGCTGGCCCGCATGGTCGAGGACCGCGTCGAGGTCGTCTCGATGGAGGTCTCCAGCCACGCGATGGTCCTGCACCGCGCCGACGGGGTCGTCTTCGACGTCGCCTGCTTCACCAACCTCACCCAGGACCACCTCGACTTCCACGGCACCATGGAGGCCTACTACGAGGCCAAGCGGGAGCTGTTCACCCCCGAGCACGCGCGCGCCGGCATCGTGTGCGTCGACGACGACTGGGGGCGCCGCCTGGCCCGGGAGGCGCGGATCCCCGTGATCACCTACGCCACCCGGCCGGGCGTCGAGGCCGACCATCGGGCCGGGGAGCACCGTCCCGAGGGGTTCGGCTCGGTCTTCGAGGTCCATGGACCGCAGGGCACGCGCACCCTCCGCGCCGCCCTGCCCGGGCGCCACTACGTCGCCAACACCCTCGCGGCCGATCTGCTGCTGGAGACCATCGGCCGCAGCGGCGAGGAGGTCGTCGACGCCCTGGGCGAGGCCGGCACCGTGCCCGGGAGGATGGAGTCGGTGGCCGATGCGCCGGTGCGCGGCATCGTCGACTACTCCCACACCCCTGACGCCCTCGAACAGGCGCTGACGACGCTGCGCGGGCTGCCGGACTCCGGCCGTCTGCTGGTGGTCATGGGCGCCGGCGGCGACCGGGATCGCGGCAAGCGGCCCCGGATGGGGGAGGTCGCCGCACGCCTCGCGGACGTGGTGATCGTCACGGACGACAACCCCCGTTCCGAGGACCCCGCCGAGATCCGCCGGGAGGTGCTCAGCGGCATCCCCGAGGGGACGAACGCGCAGGTCCACGACGTCGATGGACGAGGAGAGGGGATCGCTCTGGCCGCCTATCTGGCCGACGTGTCCGACACCATCCTCGTCGCGGGCAAGGGAGCCGAGACCGGACAGCAGATCGGCGGTATCGTCCAGCCGTTCGATGACCGCCTCCGCCTTCGAGATGCGCTGCGGGTTGCACAGACGGCGCGCGGAGGCGCCGACCACATGGACGAAGGACGCTGA
- the rsmH gene encoding 16S rRNA (cytosine(1402)-N(4))-methyltransferase RsmH: protein MDETQSGRPAEDRHVPVLLNTSVELLVPALQQPGAVHIDATLGMGGHAAAVLRAAPAAHLVGIDRDPQALALARERLDRDGVGERATLVHATYDQIPEVLEDLGLPGAHGVMMDLGLSSFQIDTADRGFSYAVDAPLDMRMDPSSDGPTAADLLRDLPEAELARILRDLGDERFAKRIARRLVEQRETAPLTRSGELVQLLERAIPAASKASGGHPAKRTFQALRIAVNEELEILTSAIDAALDCLHVDGRIVVESYHSGEDRLVKTAFTRRTRSSAPPGLPVELEEHKPTFTALVRGALQADDAERGSNSRAASVRLRALTRTRPDQGAH from the coding sequence ATGGACGAGACGCAGAGCGGACGACCGGCAGAGGACCGGCACGTCCCGGTCCTCCTGAACACCTCGGTCGAGCTCCTCGTCCCCGCGCTCCAGCAGCCCGGTGCCGTCCACATCGATGCCACCCTCGGGATGGGCGGTCACGCCGCGGCCGTCCTCCGGGCCGCACCCGCCGCGCACCTCGTCGGCATCGACCGCGACCCCCAGGCCCTCGCCCTCGCCCGGGAGCGCCTGGACCGCGACGGCGTGGGGGAGCGGGCCACCCTGGTCCACGCCACCTACGACCAGATCCCCGAGGTGCTCGAGGATCTCGGGCTCCCCGGTGCGCACGGCGTGATGATGGACCTGGGCCTCTCCAGCTTCCAGATCGACACCGCGGATCGCGGCTTCTCCTACGCGGTCGACGCCCCGCTGGACATGCGGATGGATCCCTCCTCCGACGGACCCACCGCCGCCGACCTGCTGCGGGACCTGCCCGAGGCGGAGCTCGCCCGCATCCTGCGCGATCTCGGCGATGAGCGCTTCGCCAAGCGGATCGCCCGCCGCCTCGTCGAGCAGCGCGAGACCGCGCCGCTGACCCGCAGCGGCGAGCTGGTCCAGCTCCTGGAGCGCGCGATCCCCGCGGCCTCGAAGGCCAGCGGCGGCCACCCGGCCAAGCGCACCTTCCAGGCGCTGCGGATCGCCGTGAACGAGGAGCTGGAGATCCTGACCTCCGCGATCGACGCGGCGCTGGACTGCCTGCACGTGGACGGGCGCATCGTTGTGGAGTCCTACCACTCCGGCGAGGATCGCCTGGTCAAGACCGCGTTCACGCGCCGCACCCGCTCCTCCGCCCCGCCCGGACTGCCGGTCGAGCTCGAGGAGCACAAGCCCACCTTCACCGCGCTCGTGCGCGGCGCGCTCCAGGCCGACGACGCCGAGCGCGGCAGCAACTCGCGAGCAGCCTCCGTCCGGCTGCGTGCACTCACCCGGACCCGACCCGACCAGGGAGCACACTGA
- a CDS encoding UDP-N-acetylmuramoyl-tripeptide--D-alanyl-D-alanine ligase codes for MLQTTARDIAALTGGDLVGGASGDELVTGIAQIDSREVSTGDLFAAFRGERVDGHEFLDAAHRAGAALSLVTEDRGVPAVRVADVREALSQLAHAQLDRAREENPQLVVLAVTGSAGKTGTKDLLGAILRASGPVVAPVGSLNNELGLPLTVLRLDAETRYLVLEMGARGIGHIAQLTAIARPDISLVLNVGSAHLGEFGGVEATARAKGELVEALAPTGRAVLNAEDRLVAAMAERSEAPVVTWGFTTGDVRGGDLSLDDQARVSFSLEVPAGLTTLSGASVPAGDFPVRTDLLGEHQASNVLAALTAALVAGVDPSAAAAALEGATLASGQRMQALHAGGALIIDDAYNANPDSMRQALKTLAHLGRSHRTIAVLGEMLELGPDTVRLHDEIGRLAVRLNIGQLYVVGDGAAAIHHGASLEGSFGGESEYLDTVEDAIDLLQRTVRPGDAVLLKSSRDAGLRRIAGPLVEQLELRGDSEEPDLTGADR; via the coding sequence ATGCTGCAGACCACGGCACGGGATATCGCCGCCCTCACCGGCGGTGACCTCGTCGGCGGCGCGAGCGGTGACGAGCTCGTCACCGGCATCGCCCAGATCGATTCCCGCGAGGTGAGCACCGGTGACCTGTTCGCCGCCTTCCGCGGCGAGCGCGTCGACGGCCATGAGTTCCTCGACGCCGCGCATCGCGCCGGCGCCGCGCTCTCGCTGGTGACCGAGGACCGCGGCGTGCCCGCCGTCCGGGTCGCGGACGTCCGCGAGGCGCTATCGCAGCTCGCGCACGCGCAGCTGGACCGCGCCCGGGAGGAGAACCCGCAGCTGGTGGTCCTCGCGGTCACCGGCAGCGCCGGCAAGACCGGCACCAAGGACCTGCTCGGCGCGATCCTCCGCGCCTCCGGTCCGGTCGTCGCCCCCGTCGGCAGCCTCAACAACGAGCTGGGCCTGCCGCTGACCGTGCTGCGTCTGGACGCCGAGACCCGGTACCTGGTGCTCGAGATGGGCGCTCGCGGGATCGGGCACATCGCCCAGCTCACCGCGATCGCCCGCCCGGACATCTCCCTCGTGCTCAATGTCGGCTCCGCCCACCTCGGCGAGTTCGGCGGGGTCGAGGCGACCGCCCGGGCCAAGGGCGAGCTCGTCGAGGCCCTCGCACCGACCGGCCGCGCCGTGCTCAACGCCGAGGACCGCCTCGTCGCCGCGATGGCCGAGCGCTCCGAGGCCCCTGTCGTCACGTGGGGCTTCACCACCGGTGATGTCCGCGGCGGGGACCTGTCCCTGGACGACCAGGCCCGCGTGAGCTTCTCCCTCGAGGTCCCCGCCGGGCTCACCACGCTCTCCGGAGCGAGCGTCCCGGCCGGCGACTTCCCGGTGCGGACCGATCTGCTGGGCGAGCATCAGGCGTCGAACGTCCTCGCGGCCCTGACCGCGGCCCTCGTCGCCGGGGTGGACCCGAGCGCGGCCGCAGCGGCGCTCGAGGGCGCCACCCTGGCCTCCGGCCAGAGGATGCAGGCCCTGCACGCCGGCGGCGCGCTGATCATCGACGACGCCTACAACGCGAACCCCGACTCCATGCGTCAGGCCCTGAAGACGCTCGCCCACCTGGGCCGCAGCCACCGGACCATCGCGGTGCTCGGCGAGATGCTCGAGCTGGGCCCGGACACCGTGCGCCTGCACGACGAGATCGGACGCCTCGCCGTTCGCCTGAACATCGGCCAGCTGTACGTGGTCGGCGACGGAGCCGCGGCGATCCACCACGGAGCCAGCCTCGAGGGCAGCTTCGGCGGCGAGTCCGAGTACCTCGACACCGTCGAGGACGCCATCGACCTGCTGCAGCGGACCGTGCGCCCCGGGGACGCGGTCCTGCTGAAGTCCTCCCGTGATGCCGGGCTGCGCCGCATCGCCGGCCCCCTGGTCGAGCAGCTCGAGCTGCGCGGAGACTCCGAAGAGCCCGACCTGACAGGAGCCGATCGATGA
- the mraY gene encoding phospho-N-acetylmuramoyl-pentapeptide-transferase produces MIAIIISGAAALALSIFGTPLFIKVLEKRGYGQFVRDDGPTSHATKRGTPTMGGVAIILSVLVAYFLTHLVLWTPPSVSVLLVLFLTVGLAVVGFLDDFLKISQQDSTGLRPRYKLVGQFVVATAFAILALLFPDENGITPASTNLSFVRDIEWLDLAALGTAAGFILFAIWANFLVAAWSNGVNLTDGLDGLASGATIIFTGAYLIISFWQWRQVCNIDLDAGGVVHCYSARDPLDTAVLCATIIGACVGFLWWNTSPAKIFMGDTGSLALGGAIAGLTIVSRTEIVGAIIGGLFVIISLSVIIQVTSFKLTGKRVFRMAPLQHHFELKGWNEVTIVVRFWIVAGILAGLGLGIFYLDALPRFAS; encoded by the coding sequence ATGATCGCGATCATCATCTCCGGGGCGGCGGCGCTCGCGCTGTCGATCTTCGGCACGCCCCTGTTCATCAAGGTCCTCGAGAAGCGCGGCTACGGCCAGTTCGTGCGCGACGACGGCCCCACCTCCCACGCCACCAAGCGCGGCACCCCGACCATGGGCGGCGTCGCGATCATCCTCTCGGTCCTGGTCGCGTACTTCCTCACCCACCTGGTGCTGTGGACCCCGCCCAGCGTCTCGGTGCTGCTGGTCCTGTTCCTCACCGTGGGCCTCGCGGTGGTGGGCTTCCTCGACGACTTCCTGAAGATCTCGCAGCAGGACAGCACGGGCCTGCGCCCGCGCTACAAGCTCGTGGGCCAGTTCGTGGTCGCGACCGCCTTCGCGATCCTCGCGCTGCTGTTCCCGGACGAGAACGGCATCACCCCCGCCTCCACGAACCTCTCGTTCGTGCGCGACATCGAGTGGCTCGACCTCGCGGCCCTCGGGACCGCGGCGGGCTTCATCCTGTTCGCGATCTGGGCGAACTTCCTGGTGGCCGCCTGGTCCAACGGCGTCAACCTCACCGACGGCCTGGACGGACTGGCCAGCGGCGCGACGATCATCTTCACCGGCGCCTACCTGATCATCAGCTTCTGGCAGTGGCGCCAGGTGTGCAACATCGACCTCGACGCCGGGGGAGTGGTGCACTGCTACTCGGCCCGCGACCCGCTGGACACCGCCGTGCTGTGCGCGACCATCATCGGCGCCTGCGTCGGCTTCCTGTGGTGGAACACCTCGCCCGCGAAGATCTTCATGGGCGACACCGGCTCGCTGGCGCTCGGCGGCGCGATCGCCGGACTGACCATCGTCTCCCGCACCGAGATCGTCGGCGCCATCATCGGCGGCCTCTTCGTGATCATCTCGCTGTCGGTCATCATCCAGGTCACCAGCTTCAAGCTCACCGGCAAGCGGGTCTTCCGCATGGCTCCGCTGCAGCACCACTTCGAGCTCAAGGGCTGGAACGAGGTCACGATCGTGGTGCGCTTCTGGATCGTCGCCGGCATCCTCGCCGGCCTGGGCCTGGGCATCTTCTACCTCGACGCCCTGCCGAGGTTCGCCTCATGA
- the mraZ gene encoding division/cell wall cluster transcriptional repressor MraZ, with the protein MFLGTFTPKLDEKGRLIFPAKFRDELASGLVMTRGQEHCIAVYPLVEFRQKLEEARRAPTTDKRTRDYLRVLLSGAEDVIPDKQGRITIPGHLRSYADLDRECAVIGALDRLEIWSRPAWESYLEQKEEGFAETSEEVIPGLF; encoded by the coding sequence ATGTTCCTCGGCACCTTCACGCCCAAGCTCGACGAGAAGGGCCGCCTGATCTTCCCGGCGAAGTTCCGCGACGAGCTCGCCTCGGGACTGGTCATGACTCGTGGGCAGGAGCACTGCATCGCCGTGTACCCGCTCGTGGAGTTCCGCCAGAAGCTCGAGGAGGCACGTCGGGCGCCCACCACCGACAAGCGCACCCGTGACTACCTGCGAGTGCTGCTCTCCGGAGCGGAGGACGTCATCCCGGACAAGCAGGGCCGCATCACGATCCCGGGCCATCTGCGCAGCTACGCAGATCTGGACCGGGAGTGCGCAGTGATCGGCGCCCTCGACCGGCTCGAGATCTGGTCGCGCCCGGCATGGGAGAGCTACCTCGAGCAGAAGGAGGAGGGCTTCGCGGAGACCTCCGAGGAGGTGATCCCCGGCCTGTTCTGA
- a CDS encoding peptidoglycan D,D-transpeptidase FtsI family protein: MVAVLALSGRLVWVQGLDASARAEEAIAQRTVTRTIPALRGDITDRHGTTLASSVERYDLWVNQLQVDEYHQNSKTAEVKGVKAAAQDLAPVLGWSVAKTEKALTGDAGFSYLLKSVEPEVRDAALSLKIPGIGADRVAERIYPAGSVGGNILGFVGDDGSALAGTELSFDSDLSGTDGKTTYERGAQGQIIPTGKQETTPAVDGDDVVLTIDRDLQWKAQQVVAGAVEQWGAQGGSAVVYNSRTGEVLALSEYPSFDPNTPGAFKSEDLGNRSISSVFEPGSTGKLFTMAAAIEEGKVTPESKYDVPYEKWFDGERIKDSHPHPDQRLTLAGVLKESSNVGTVQISETLSPEVRYDYLKAFGLGEKTGVELPAESAGVVHPADQWTGRTRFTTAFGQGYSVNALQMVSAVGTFANDGVRVRPSLVSGIRQPDGSVRPLGEPESTRVVSSGTAATVRALMDNTVDDKTSAAAVDGYAVAGKTGTAQVGDGSYTASFIGFAPADDPEIVVGVFIFGLNTFISGNRAAAPAFSELTTFALQNQGVAPTGVPGRELENDW, translated from the coding sequence ATGGTGGCGGTCCTCGCGCTCTCCGGCCGCCTGGTCTGGGTGCAGGGCCTCGACGCGAGCGCGCGTGCCGAGGAGGCGATCGCCCAGCGCACCGTCACCCGCACCATCCCCGCGCTGCGCGGTGACATCACCGATCGTCACGGCACCACCCTGGCGAGCTCCGTGGAGCGCTATGACCTGTGGGTCAACCAGCTCCAGGTCGACGAGTACCACCAGAACTCCAAGACGGCCGAGGTCAAGGGGGTCAAGGCCGCCGCTCAGGACCTCGCCCCCGTGCTCGGCTGGAGCGTCGCGAAGACCGAGAAGGCGCTGACCGGCGACGCAGGGTTCTCCTACCTCCTGAAGAGCGTCGAGCCCGAGGTGCGCGATGCCGCCCTCTCCCTGAAGATCCCCGGCATCGGCGCGGATCGCGTGGCCGAGCGGATCTACCCCGCCGGCAGCGTGGGCGGCAACATCCTGGGCTTCGTCGGCGACGACGGCTCGGCCCTCGCAGGCACCGAGCTCTCCTTCGACAGCGATCTCAGCGGCACCGACGGCAAGACCACGTACGAGCGCGGAGCCCAGGGGCAGATCATCCCCACCGGCAAGCAGGAGACGACCCCGGCGGTCGACGGCGACGACGTGGTCCTCACCATCGACCGCGATCTGCAGTGGAAGGCGCAGCAGGTCGTCGCCGGCGCCGTCGAGCAGTGGGGAGCCCAGGGCGGCAGCGCGGTCGTCTACAACTCCCGCACCGGAGAGGTGCTCGCTCTGTCCGAGTACCCGAGCTTCGATCCGAACACCCCGGGCGCCTTCAAGTCCGAGGACCTCGGCAACCGTTCGATCTCCAGCGTCTTCGAGCCCGGCTCGACCGGCAAGCTGTTCACCATGGCCGCCGCGATCGAGGAGGGGAAGGTGACTCCGGAGTCGAAGTACGACGTCCCCTACGAGAAGTGGTTCGACGGCGAGCGCATCAAGGACTCGCATCCCCACCCGGACCAGCGGCTCACCCTCGCGGGCGTGCTCAAGGAGAGCTCGAACGTCGGCACCGTGCAGATCTCCGAGACCCTCTCCCCGGAGGTCCGCTACGACTATCTGAAGGCCTTCGGCCTCGGGGAGAAGACGGGGGTGGAGCTCCCCGCGGAGTCCGCCGGCGTCGTCCATCCCGCGGACCAGTGGACGGGGCGCACCCGCTTCACGACCGCCTTCGGCCAGGGGTACAGCGTCAACGCCCTGCAGATGGTCTCCGCCGTGGGCACCTTCGCCAACGACGGAGTACGGGTCCGGCCCTCCCTGGTCTCCGGCATCCGCCAGCCCGACGGGTCCGTGCGGCCGCTGGGCGAGCCCGAGAGCACCCGGGTGGTCTCGAGCGGGACTGCGGCGACGGTGCGCGCGCTGATGGACAACACCGTCGACGACAAGACCTCCGCGGCGGCCGTGGACGGCTATGCGGTCGCCGGGAAGACCGGCACGGCACAGGTCGGGGACGGCTCCTACACCGCGTCGTTCATCGGCTTCGCCCCGGCGGACGACCCCGAGATCGTGGTGGGCGTGTTCATCTTCGGTCTGAACACCTTCATCTCCGGCAACCGGGCGGCTGCTCCCGCCTTCTCCGAGCTGACCACCTTCGCCCTGCAGAACCAGGGCGTCGCCCCGACCGGAGTGCCCGGCCGCGAGCTCGAGAACGATTGGTGA